In the Streptomyces sp. 3214.6 genome, CCAGCGGGTACAGGTAGTAGCCGACCAGGGCGACCGCCGTGGTCGCGAACAGGACCAGGCGCGTTGCCGCGTAGCGGCCGGGGTGGCTGCGGTAGAGCCAGACCAGGACGGTCAGCGTGACGATGAAGTGCAGCGTCGCGTAGTAGTAGTTCATGCCCACGATGAGCCAGGTCACCGAGTTCACCGCGTGGTTGACCGACTCCTCCACGGCGATGCCGAGATTATGCTCCGCGCGCCAGATCCAGTCCGTGTTGCGCAGTGCCTCGGCGCGCTGTTCCGGGACGGCGTTGCGCACCAGTGAGTACGTCCAGTAACTGACGCCGATGAGGAGGATCTCGAACCAGAGGCGAGGGCGGCGAGGGGTGCGCAGCCGGTTGAGCCGACGCTGCCGGGGCCCGGCCGTGACAGGGTAGGGAATGGCCTGGTCACGGCCCTCCAACGGTGTCACAGTCGATTCACCCATGGACATGAAGTCTGCCAGAAAAGCCCTCTTGGCCCGATCATCCCCCGGTCGGGTTCGCCCCGCACGTTGTACAGCGGGCGGACTGCCGCGTCTACTACCGGCGCACGGGGGCAATCCCTGGTTTCTCCGCCCAGCGGATGATTCCGGGCCCTAGGGACGATTCCGGTCACCGGGCGCCGAAGCGGTCGAACCGCGTACCACCAGCTCCGGCATGAACACGAACTCGCTGTGCGGCGCGGGGGTCCCGCCGATCTCCTCCAGGAGGGTGCGGACGGCGGCCTGGCCCATCGCGGGGACCGGCTTGCGGACCGTGGTGAGGGGCGGGTCGGTGAAGGCGATCAGAGGGGAGTCGTCGAAGCCGACCACCGAGATGTCCCGTGGGACCGCGAGGCCGCGTTGCCGGGCCGCCCGTATCGCGCCCAGCGCCATCATGTCGCTCGCGCAGACGATCGCCGTGCAGCCCCGGTCGATCAGGGCCATGGTCGCCGCCTGGCCGCCCTCCAGGGTGTAGAGGGAATGCTGGACGAGATCGGTTTCGATTGTCTCCGCGCTCAGGTGCAGTTGGTCCTGCATGGCCCGTACGAAGCCCTCGATCTTGCGCTGGACCGGGACGAAGCGCTTGGGGCCCAGGGCCAGACCCACCCGGGTGTGGCCGAGCGAGACGAGGTGGGTGACCGCCAGGGTCATCGCCGCCCGGTCGTCGGGCGAGATGAAAGGGGCCTGCACCTTGGGGGAGAAACCGTCCACCAGCACGAAGGGGACGCCCTGTGCGCGCAACTGCTCGTAGCGCTGCATGTCGGCCGTGGTGTCCGCGTGCAGGCCGGAGACGTAGATGATGCCGGCGACGCCGCGGTCGACCAGCATCTCGGTCAGCTCGTCCTCAGTGGAGCCGCCCGGGGTCTGGGTGGCGAGGACCGGGGTGTAGCCCTGGCGGGTCAGCGCCTGGCCGATGACCTGGGCCAGGGCCGGGAATATCGGGTTCTCCAGCTCCGGCGTGATGAGGCCGACCAGGCCCGCGCTGCGCTGGCGCAGCCGGACCGGGCGCTCGTAGCCCAGGACGTCCAGAGCGGCGAGCACGGACTGGCGGGTGGTGGCGGCGACGCCAGGCTTGCCGTTGAGGACGCGGCTGACGGTCGCTTCGCTCACCCCCGCCTGCGCAGCGATGTCGGCAAGCCGTGTGGTCA is a window encoding:
- a CDS encoding phosphatase PAP2 family protein; the protein is MGESTVTPLEGRDQAIPYPVTAGPRQRRLNRLRTPRRPRLWFEILLIGVSYWTYSLVRNAVPEQRAEALRNTDWIWRAEHNLGIAVEESVNHAVNSVTWLIVGMNYYYATLHFIVTLTVLVWLYRSHPGRYAATRLVLFATTAVALVGYYLYPLAPPRLMPGGDFIDTVMVHQTWGSMASGDLKNMSNQYAAMPSMHIGWSLWCGLTIFALARLPWVRVLGLLYPVATLVVIVATANHFWLDAVGGILCLAFGFAVARLWYGALPHALPRIPPGAPAHPHRDEAADHHTPEPLPSLSPPPPEPERNP
- a CDS encoding LacI family DNA-binding transcriptional regulator produces the protein MTTRLADIAAQAGVSEATVSRVLNGKPGVAATTRQSVLAALDVLGYERPVRLRQRSAGLVGLITPELENPIFPALAQVIGQALTRQGYTPVLATQTPGGSTEDELTEMLVDRGVAGIIYVSGLHADTTADMQRYEQLRAQGVPFVLVDGFSPKVQAPFISPDDRAAMTLAVTHLVSLGHTRVGLALGPKRFVPVQRKIEGFVRAMQDQLHLSAETIETDLVQHSLYTLEGGQAATMALIDRGCTAIVCASDMMALGAIRAARQRGLAVPRDISVVGFDDSPLIAFTDPPLTTVRKPVPAMGQAAVRTLLEEIGGTPAPHSEFVFMPELVVRGSTASAPGDRNRP